A window from bacterium encodes these proteins:
- the prmA gene encoding 50S ribosomal protein L11 methyltransferase — protein MNSKNVQPGFWWQLVLHQVNQSVSEKLFKLGSTGLMEEYPNLTAYFPSGQFENPDKAVEAIHAALGAAVHVTVSQIPTRDWGSEWKKYFKPTKVGNRFVIRPSWETYKRKKNERVLIIDPKMSFGTGTHESTRLVLQMMEKYVRSRAVVLDAGTGTGILAIAAVKLKAAKVFGFDIDEHSSENARENIRRNRCTGKISVIQSTLDQLPKKWPKRFDLILANIQRSVITAMLDDLTAKLKSGGLIIVSGILTTEIESMLSVFHDAGLSVVDQRIDGEWVVFVLTK, from the coding sequence ATGAATTCTAAAAATGTACAACCGGGTTTCTGGTGGCAGCTTGTTTTGCACCAGGTCAATCAATCGGTTTCCGAAAAGTTATTTAAACTTGGTTCAACGGGACTTATGGAAGAATATCCGAATCTCACGGCGTATTTTCCTTCGGGTCAATTTGAAAACCCTGATAAAGCCGTAGAAGCTATTCATGCGGCTTTGGGCGCGGCTGTGCACGTCACCGTTTCTCAAATTCCGACGCGAGACTGGGGAAGTGAGTGGAAAAAATATTTTAAACCAACGAAAGTAGGCAATCGTTTCGTAATTCGGCCATCGTGGGAAACTTATAAACGTAAAAAGAATGAACGGGTGCTTATTATCGACCCCAAAATGTCGTTTGGTACCGGAACTCACGAATCGACACGGCTGGTGCTCCAAATGATGGAAAAATATGTTCGTTCACGGGCGGTTGTGCTGGACGCCGGGACCGGAACAGGCATTCTTGCTATTGCGGCTGTGAAATTAAAAGCCGCTAAAGTATTTGGGTTTGATATTGATGAACATTCTTCGGAAAATGCCCGCGAGAACATCCGGCGTAACCGGTGTACCGGCAAAATTTCCGTTATTCAGAGCACTCTCGATCAGCTTCCAAAAAAATGGCCGAAACGGTTCGATCTTATCCTTGCAAATATCCAACGTTCGGTTATTACTGCAATGTTGGACGATCTGACGGCAAAACTCAAGAGCGGAGGATTGATTATTGTTTCGGGAATTTTGACAACCGAGATCGAATCGATGCTATCGGTCTTTCATGACGCAGGTTTGTCAGTAGTCGATCAACGGATCGATGGTGAATGGGTAGTATTCGTATTGACGAAATGA
- a CDS encoding response regulator, with translation MTSKDKILIVDDEREAVEPLIRAFELEGYEMAYAADGTEALRMVKQAPFNLILLDVMMPQMNGYMTLKHLQEDETTAYIPVIFVTGHFNEEEIVKGFEMGAVDAISKPFRLSEVMVRSRIRIAEAKLKRRYTPVTHFFAEAQEKEHSRRTGSFEFYNHTKSKIGEIFIEDGKVVYATSKDAIKEDAFLQLAASRGTTYMFQESTRAPNKTLSANITSLILEASKIVDEMESKEIRDDQQTRVLIIDRERIPRILASRVLKASGYTTMVTGAEEISQETSDKFDPHVVVVDHTDGEMILGKIKLTRPDQTPIPVIVYSDDDHIESLNEMKKVGPFNVQAVLLKTHIDQSLSSAVHHVLHG, from the coding sequence ATGACCTCCAAAGACAAAATTCTCATCGTAGACGACGAACGGGAAGCCGTTGAACCTTTGATACGTGCGTTTGAACTTGAAGGATACGAAATGGCGTACGCTGCCGACGGAACGGAAGCGTTGCGGATGGTCAAACAAGCGCCGTTCAATCTGATTTTGCTGGACGTCATGATGCCTCAGATGAACGGATACATGACGTTGAAACATTTGCAGGAGGACGAAACGACCGCGTACATTCCTGTTATTTTCGTGACCGGACACTTCAATGAAGAAGAAATCGTTAAAGGGTTTGAGATGGGAGCGGTCGATGCTATTAGCAAACCTTTTCGCCTTTCGGAAGTGATGGTGCGCAGCCGGATCCGGATTGCCGAAGCAAAACTTAAACGCCGGTACACGCCGGTGACGCATTTTTTTGCCGAAGCACAGGAAAAAGAACACAGCCGCCGCACGGGTTCGTTTGAATTTTATAATCACACTAAAAGTAAAATCGGCGAAATTTTTATCGAAGACGGTAAAGTGGTGTATGCCACCAGCAAAGACGCCATCAAAGAAGACGCTTTTTTGCAATTGGCGGCATCACGCGGAACGACGTACATGTTCCAGGAAAGCACCCGTGCGCCGAATAAAACCTTATCGGCCAATATCACCAGCCTTATTCTTGAAGCATCCAAAATTGTCGACGAAATGGAATCCAAAGAAATCCGCGATGATCAGCAAACCCGAGTACTGATCATTGACCGGGAAAGAATTCCGCGGATCCTTGCCAGCCGAGTATTAAAAGCTTCCGGCTATACAACGATGGTTACCGGGGCAGAAGAAATATCCCAGGAAACCTCAGATAAATTTGATCCGCATGTGGTTGTCGTGGACCATACCGACGGGGAAATGATCTTGGGGAAAATCAAACTGACGCGCCCTGACCAAACGCCGATTCCGGTCATCGTGTACAGCGACGATGATCATATTGAATCTCTGAACGAAATGAAAAAAGTAGGCCCATTCAACGTCCAAGCCGTACTCCTGAAAACACACATCGATCAGTCTCTGTCTTCAGCCGTTCATCACGTCCTTCACGGCTAG
- a CDS encoding GAF domain-containing protein gives MGSIRIDEMKWRSITYLIIWIAVWIPGLPIFNVLVPLTLSERDASRVTGIESFEFDFTNPMRAGCIRFTAIRYSSPAAGQELMPGDQIIVPPLSVPIDSTDERAVRFGFYRQLENILYPLTPTANMILRGDSSKGILLKFHTPSLSETGPLFLRPRWIGGAILMMFSLFLIWLKPKESVSQLFFFANLLAYLSLTLGTLDAFVYPYDVIVLKTIVGNGFMLLCAIVFFHILLIFPKNKIGKRKQWIPVMYVLGFLVILGYGFAHALIKYVTLSYLILAFLAFALFVGGLVLIILTYREMPLRHERNRLKWLLFGMVYGFTPALLFHMLPTFLQKGLVYNEFLSTISDYSFLFLVFIPFGMFVSIARYHIWNVDVVLKKSVVFTILSIMLVVLYIVVVSASSLIFGSSFTVVDPGLIMVTILLAALFNPLKNRIQAILDNLFFRKAYDYKTNILEFARSATSTISLYELIEILTHQVVKLMNISRIAIYLLDNDHEFYRLIDSRITTDFSVTESDGLQHLNIPLKIECNDAFIQWLKQHDWYDSETQKFHTVLPALDALQKEQFILGIPFRNKNRLIGFMMLGSKLSELEYDQDDKNLLITFSNQFAVTMDNALAYRRIHEMNENLEQKIKERTTELEKTLSELRQTQAQLIQKEKIASLGEMVAGLVHEINNPLSFIKGNLELFRHHYERTEDKIKLIEEFEMTLQSSLNGVERINSLIIELKNFSRLDESEIKEVDIHEGIDSVLSVFLDQYAGALKIVKQYHATGLVNCYPREINQAVMEILVNAAEAIFHKSTNGTIKITTHNIKGATDRPGIQIRIDDDGIGIEAAIRDKIFNPFFTTKDIGKGAGLGLSVAYGVVQRHHGRLYFHSEKEIGTSFFIEIPMNVEREE, from the coding sequence ATGGGTAGTATTCGTATTGACGAAATGAAATGGCGCAGCATAACATATCTTATCATTTGGATTGCCGTATGGATACCGGGCCTTCCGATATTCAATGTGCTCGTTCCGCTGACTTTGTCGGAGCGAGATGCGTCGCGCGTAACGGGCATCGAATCGTTTGAATTCGATTTTACCAATCCGATGAGAGCCGGTTGTATCCGGTTCACGGCAATCCGCTATTCATCACCGGCAGCCGGACAAGAGTTAATGCCAGGAGATCAGATCATTGTTCCACCCTTGTCCGTACCGATCGATTCAACGGACGAGCGCGCAGTGCGCTTTGGCTTTTACCGGCAATTGGAAAATATTCTCTATCCTCTCACGCCGACCGCTAACATGATTCTCCGGGGCGATTCATCGAAAGGTATTCTATTGAAATTTCATACGCCTTCTTTATCAGAAACGGGGCCTTTATTTTTACGGCCGCGATGGATCGGGGGTGCAATATTAATGATGTTTTCTTTATTTCTCATCTGGCTTAAACCAAAAGAATCGGTTAGTCAGTTATTTTTCTTTGCTAATCTTTTGGCTTATTTATCGCTGACGCTTGGTACACTTGACGCATTTGTATATCCGTATGATGTGATTGTTCTGAAAACGATTGTCGGCAACGGCTTCATGTTGCTGTGTGCCATTGTATTCTTTCATATTTTACTGATTTTTCCCAAGAACAAAATCGGCAAACGAAAACAATGGATTCCGGTAATGTATGTTTTGGGATTTCTGGTCATATTGGGATACGGTTTTGCTCATGCGTTGATAAAGTATGTCACATTGAGCTATTTAATTCTGGCTTTTCTTGCATTTGCGTTATTTGTCGGAGGGTTGGTGCTGATCATTTTAACCTATCGCGAGATGCCGCTTCGGCATGAACGGAATCGCTTAAAATGGTTGTTATTCGGAATGGTATACGGATTTACACCTGCACTTCTATTTCACATGTTGCCGACATTCCTTCAGAAAGGGTTAGTGTATAATGAGTTTTTGTCAACGATTTCAGACTATAGTTTTCTGTTTTTGGTATTCATTCCATTTGGAATGTTTGTATCGATTGCGCGCTACCATATATGGAATGTAGATGTTGTTCTGAAAAAAAGCGTTGTGTTTACGATCCTCAGCATTATGCTGGTGGTGCTGTATATCGTCGTCGTAAGCGCGTCATCGTTAATTTTCGGCAGTTCGTTCACTGTCGTGGATCCGGGTCTAATTATGGTTACTATTTTACTGGCGGCTCTATTCAATCCGCTCAAAAACCGGATACAGGCAATTTTGGATAATTTGTTTTTCAGAAAAGCGTACGATTATAAAACGAATATCCTTGAATTTGCCCGTAGCGCAACCAGCACGATCTCGCTATATGAACTGATCGAAATTCTGACGCATCAGGTGGTTAAACTGATGAATATTTCGAGGATTGCAATTTATCTTTTGGACAATGACCATGAATTTTACCGATTGATCGATTCCAGAATTACGACTGACTTTTCCGTTACTGAAAGCGATGGACTTCAACATTTAAATATTCCGCTTAAGATCGAATGCAACGATGCGTTTATCCAATGGTTAAAGCAACATGATTGGTATGATTCGGAAACTCAAAAATTTCATACGGTGTTGCCGGCACTCGATGCATTGCAAAAGGAACAATTTATTCTGGGAATTCCGTTCCGTAATAAGAACAGGCTAATTGGTTTCATGATGTTGGGTTCAAAATTATCTGAACTTGAATATGATCAGGATGATAAAAATTTATTGATTACGTTCAGCAATCAATTTGCCGTTACGATGGATAATGCATTGGCCTACCGGCGAATCCATGAAATGAATGAAAATCTGGAACAAAAAATAAAAGAGCGCACGACCGAGCTGGAGAAAACCTTGTCCGAATTGCGGCAAACACAGGCACAGCTAATTCAAAAAGAAAAAATTGCAAGTTTGGGCGAGATGGTCGCCGGTCTTGTTCATGAAATCAATAATCCGCTAAGCTTTATTAAAGGCAATCTTGAGTTATTCAGGCATCATTATGAAAGAACGGAAGATAAAATCAAATTGATTGAAGAATTTGAAATGACACTGCAATCATCCTTGAACGGTGTCGAACGCATCAACAGCCTGATCATTGAATTGAAAAATTTTTCGAGGCTGGATGAATCAGAAATAAAAGAAGTCGATATCCACGAAGGCATTGATTCCGTTCTCAGCGTTTTTTTAGATCAATACGCCGGCGCGTTAAAAATCGTCAAACAATACCATGCGACCGGTTTGGTAAATTGTTATCCTCGGGAAATCAATCAGGCCGTTATGGAGATTCTTGTAAATGCGGCTGAAGCGATTTTTCATAAGTCTACGAATGGTACCATCAAAATTACAACGCATAACATCAAAGGAGCGACGGATCGTCCGGGTATTCAAATCCGTATCGACGATGATGGAATTGGGATCGAGGCCGCCATTCGCGATAAAATTTTTAATCCGTTTTTTACGACGAAAGATATTGGTAAAGGCGCCGGATTGGGGCTTTCGGTTGCCTATGGCGTCGTTCAACGGCATCATGGCCGCTTGTATTTTCACAGCGAAAAAGAAATCGGCACTTCGTTTTTCATTGAAATTCCCATGAATGTTGAAAGGGAAGAATAA
- a CDS encoding response regulator yields the protein MPELKKAARKILIADADETTRTILKESLEKEDYIVFAAGAGSMAFELANKEKPDLIISDVFMPEMNGFELCQRVRDTSAIPMVPFVFFTSIDDMLTEIRGFRAGANEYLVKRHTKRQDLLLRIENLLSHVDAFEKEKATLRDGFLGKLGDVSVLDILQLLTNTAKTGNLLISDGTLEGNVFFVKGQIFNAQLGNSKGEDAIYDMIYWEDGFFRFSQEDVPRHNMITTPTNKIINKCRRLLGKEAPPAV from the coding sequence ATGCCTGAACTCAAAAAAGCGGCACGTAAAATTCTGATTGCCGATGCGGACGAGACAACCCGTACGATTCTGAAAGAGAGTCTTGAGAAGGAAGACTACATAGTATTTGCTGCCGGGGCGGGTTCTATGGCGTTCGAACTGGCCAATAAAGAAAAACCGGATCTGATCATCAGCGACGTTTTTATGCCGGAGATGAATGGATTTGAATTGTGTCAGCGTGTTCGCGATACGTCGGCAATCCCAATGGTACCGTTCGTTTTTTTTACATCCATCGACGACATGCTTACCGAAATCCGTGGGTTCCGTGCCGGCGCCAATGAATATCTCGTCAAACGTCACACTAAACGCCAGGATCTTTTACTACGCATCGAAAATTTGCTCAGCCACGTCGACGCATTCGAAAAAGAAAAGGCAACCTTGCGGGATGGATTTCTCGGTAAACTGGGTGACGTGAGCGTTCTCGATATTCTGCAATTGCTGACCAATACGGCCAAAACCGGTAATTTACTTATTTCCGACGGCACGCTCGAAGGCAATGTCTTTTTTGTAAAAGGGCAAATTTTTAATGCGCAGCTCGGTAATTCCAAAGGTGAAGACGCAATCTATGACATGATTTATTGGGAGGACGGATTTTTCAGGTTCTCGCAAGAAGACGTTCCACGCCACAATATGATCACAACGCCGACCAATAAAATTATCAATAAATGCCGTCGTTTGCTCGGTAAAGAGGCGCCGCCGGCCGTGTAA
- a CDS encoding Ppx/GppA family phosphatase: protein MARYASIDIGTNTVLLLIAEICEGKMMTLHEEQRIIRLGKNVDANRRIGPEGFDKCSNVLAEYKSIAESMDVQHIFACGTSALRDASNREEFLTTMKQRTDIDILVISGEQEALFTFQGGCLAVPDFKGSILLIDIGGGSTEYILGNQHTIDHSVSLNIGAVRLTERFCKHDPVQPNEETALRNAARQLFDSELGRFRLSTETKFVGVAGTITTLAAMMQELERYEPSKINGYEITLESLIRLNQRLLILTNEERRQLKGLEPERADVILAGSWILEESMKLFGLSSVIVSNYGLRYGILQHFSKENINHSIRVKF from the coding sequence ATGGCCCGCTATGCGTCGATCGATATCGGCACAAACACAGTGTTGCTTTTGATTGCAGAGATTTGCGAAGGCAAAATGATGACGCTGCACGAGGAACAGAGAATTATACGGCTTGGAAAAAATGTTGATGCTAATCGACGAATTGGGCCGGAAGGATTTGATAAATGTTCGAATGTGCTTGCCGAATACAAATCTATAGCAGAATCGATGGATGTACAACACATTTTTGCCTGTGGTACGAGCGCACTTCGGGATGCCAGTAACCGTGAAGAGTTTCTTACAACGATGAAACAACGTACGGATATCGATATTTTGGTAATTTCCGGCGAGCAGGAAGCGCTCTTCACGTTTCAAGGGGGTTGTCTCGCTGTTCCGGATTTCAAAGGATCAATTTTGTTGATTGATATAGGCGGCGGCAGTACGGAATATATCCTCGGAAATCAACATACGATCGATCATTCCGTCAGTCTCAATATCGGAGCCGTCAGGCTTACAGAACGATTTTGCAAGCATGACCCGGTACAACCCAACGAAGAGACTGCATTAAGAAACGCAGCAAGACAACTTTTTGATAGCGAGCTTGGCCGATTTCGACTGAGCACCGAGACTAAATTCGTCGGCGTGGCCGGAACGATAACCACGCTCGCCGCAATGATGCAAGAACTCGAACGGTATGAACCCTCTAAAATTAATGGCTATGAGATAACGTTGGAGTCACTGATTCGCTTGAATCAAAGACTTTTGATTTTGACGAATGAAGAACGCAGACAACTCAAAGGACTTGAACCCGAACGTGCGGATGTCATCTTGGCTGGGTCATGGATTTTGGAAGAAAGTATGAAGCTTTTTGGATTAAGCTCAGTAATTGTCAGCAATTACGGTCTTCGGTATGGAATTCTTCAACACTTTTCGAAAGAGAATATTAATCATAGCATAAGGGTAAAATTTTAA